A genomic region of Paenibacillus sp. PL2-23 contains the following coding sequences:
- a CDS encoding spore germination protein, with protein MSDQKGQLRADDNIQDILTKQFAQVSDFVLKSMRLKCNGQLVQYAYLSATIDDDKLLQHIVQPLALEAEEMEQVRSLLQALEGSQSQSWEQIFKGLWQGKVCLHIEGESSAYLLDAASWPTPEIIEPENESTLKGTRSGFTESNSSNIALIRHHLPEESFAQEQLRTGDDGKIVVTMLYLPDRASQENIDILKERLMKVAAPTSITMGELAEQLEDNNYSLFPQLLLTERPDVAAIGVGEGKIALLMGNSPHVLLAPMAFLSFFMSVDDRSMRWPVITFFRLLRFVGLLIAIFLPSVYISAVSYHYEIIPIDLVLSLANSLERVPVPPILEAFFMELILEMLREASLRLPPKVGQSIGIVGGIVIGQAAVEAGLVSNVMVIVVAMTAIASFIQPNQDMAAAVRMLRFPFMIAAYLMGLVGIVIGVMLLMCHIASMQSLKMPYGSPLLPIRADKWKSVLARFPMRGFKRRMKG; from the coding sequence ATGTCAGATCAGAAGGGACAGCTTCGAGCGGACGACAATATCCAAGACATTCTTACGAAGCAATTCGCCCAGGTGTCGGATTTCGTTCTGAAATCCATGCGGCTGAAATGCAATGGCCAGCTTGTCCAGTATGCCTATCTTAGCGCGACCATCGATGATGATAAGCTGCTGCAGCATATCGTACAGCCGCTGGCGCTTGAGGCGGAGGAGATGGAGCAGGTCCGCTCCTTGCTGCAGGCGCTGGAGGGGAGCCAGTCTCAGAGCTGGGAGCAAATCTTCAAGGGGCTGTGGCAGGGTAAAGTCTGTCTGCATATTGAGGGAGAATCCTCCGCTTACCTGCTGGATGCTGCCTCTTGGCCTACACCGGAAATTATTGAGCCGGAGAACGAGTCGACCTTAAAGGGAACGCGTTCGGGCTTCACGGAATCCAATAGCAGCAATATTGCGCTTATTCGCCATCACCTCCCGGAGGAGAGCTTTGCCCAGGAGCAGCTTCGAACCGGAGATGATGGCAAAATCGTAGTAACCATGCTTTATTTGCCCGATCGAGCATCACAAGAAAATATCGACATCCTAAAGGAACGGCTGATGAAGGTAGCCGCACCGACCTCTATTACGATGGGGGAGCTTGCAGAGCAGCTGGAGGATAATAACTATTCGTTGTTCCCGCAGCTGCTGCTGACGGAACGGCCGGATGTGGCCGCTATCGGTGTTGGAGAGGGCAAGATTGCCTTACTGATGGGGAATTCACCCCATGTGCTTCTTGCTCCGATGGCCTTCCTCTCTTTCTTCATGTCTGTAGATGATCGCAGCATGCGGTGGCCGGTCATTACGTTCTTCCGCCTGCTCCGGTTTGTAGGCTTGTTAATCGCGATATTTCTTCCGTCTGTCTATATTTCTGCGGTCTCGTACCATTATGAGATTATTCCGATCGACCTTGTACTGTCGTTGGCTAATTCGCTGGAGCGGGTACCTGTTCCTCCCATTCTGGAGGCGTTCTTCATGGAGCTTATTCTGGAGATGCTGCGGGAAGCCAGTCTTCGCCTGCCCCCGAAGGTCGGTCAGTCGATCGGTATAGTGGGAGGTATTGTCATTGGCCAGGCGGCCGTCGAAGCGGGCTTGGTCAGTAATGTCATGGTCATCGTGGTAGCTATGACAGCCATTGCGTCCTTCATTCAGCCCAATCAAGATATGGCGGCGGCTGTGCGGATGCTGCGGTTTCCGTTCATGATAGCCGCTTACCTCATGGGACTGGTCGGCATTGTCATTGGTGTCATGCTTCTGATGTGCCATATCGCCTCCATGCAATCGCTTAAGATGCCTTATGGGTCGCCGCTGCTCCCCATCCGCGCCGACAAGTGGAAGTCCGTGCTGGCAAGGTTCCCCATGAGAGGCTTCAAGAGAAGGATGAAGGGGTGA
- a CDS encoding aldo/keto reductase, with protein MKQNRLGSSDLTVSEIGLGCMSLGTEETEAVAIIHEALECGITLLDTADLYDGGRNEELVGLAVRGRRADVVIATKVGNRRVPGKEGWTWDPSKAYIHAAVRESLRRLGTDYIDLYQLHGGTIDDPMEETIEAFEELKRDGLIRHYGISSIRPNVIREYAKRSSIVSVMSQYSMLDRRPEEETLPLLAERGIGLIARGPLAGGILTEAGAGKANRQYLDYSPLELPETRRRLAELVSGERTLAQTAIRYALSEPGVSTAIPGASNIEQLRQNVSASKAAPLTAEERAAIRAATKANQYADHR; from the coding sequence ATGAAGCAAAACCGATTGGGCAGCTCCGATCTGACCGTCAGTGAAATCGGTCTTGGCTGCATGTCGTTGGGAACAGAGGAGACGGAGGCCGTCGCCATTATTCATGAGGCGCTGGAGTGCGGCATTACCTTACTCGACACCGCCGATCTATATGACGGGGGTAGAAATGAGGAGCTTGTGGGCTTGGCCGTTCGCGGCCGCCGCGCTGACGTGGTCATCGCGACCAAGGTTGGCAATCGGAGAGTGCCCGGCAAGGAAGGCTGGACGTGGGACCCGTCCAAAGCTTATATCCATGCTGCGGTTCGGGAGAGTCTGCGCCGGCTTGGAACGGACTATATCGACCTGTACCAGCTGCACGGCGGCACAATCGACGATCCCATGGAGGAGACGATCGAGGCGTTCGAGGAATTGAAGCGAGATGGCCTTATCCGTCATTACGGGATTTCCTCCATTCGCCCCAATGTGATTCGGGAATATGCCAAGCGCTCCAGCATCGTCAGCGTGATGAGCCAATACAGCATGCTGGACAGGCGTCCCGAGGAGGAGACGCTGCCGCTGCTTGCCGAGCGCGGGATCGGGCTTATCGCACGAGGTCCGCTTGCAGGCGGCATCCTGACGGAAGCAGGCGCCGGCAAAGCGAATCGCCAATACCTGGACTATTCGCCTCTGGAGCTCCCAGAGACGCGCCGCAGGCTTGCCGAGCTGGTCAGCGGCGAGCGGACCTTGGCCCAGACTGCAATCCGCTACGCACTGAGTGAGCCTGGGGTTAGCACAGCCATTCCAGGCGCCAGCAATATCGAGCAGCTGCGGCAGAATGTGTCCGCCTCCAAGGCGGCTCCGTTGACTGCCGAGGAACGGGCCGCCATTCGAGCGGCGACCAAAGCGAACCAATACGCGGATCATAGATAA
- a CDS encoding VOC family protein, whose protein sequence is MSIQLNPYVTLDGTTKEAVYFYEKALGAEIISIMTFGEMPADPNYPLADEVKDRVMHAHLKVGSSDLMFSDTMPGMPHQPGDTISISIQAQDQTRAREIFAALEDGGNVVMPQQKTDWSPLYGMVKDKFGILFQINVPE, encoded by the coding sequence ATGTCCATCCAATTGAACCCGTATGTGACTCTTGACGGTACGACAAAAGAAGCTGTGTACTTCTATGAGAAGGCGCTGGGCGCCGAAATCATCAGTATCATGACATTTGGTGAAATGCCTGCGGATCCGAATTACCCACTCGCCGACGAGGTGAAGGATCGGGTCATGCACGCCCATCTGAAGGTTGGCTCTTCGGATCTCATGTTCTCAGACACTATGCCAGGCATGCCGCATCAGCCAGGCGATACGATTTCTATATCAATCCAAGCTCAAGACCAGACTCGCGCACGCGAAATCTTCGCCGCTCTGGAGGACGGCGGAAATGTCGTCATGCCTCAACAGAAGACGGACTGGAGCCCGCTTTATGGTATGGTGAAGGACAAGTTCGGCATCTTGTTCCAGATCAACGTGCCTGAATAG
- a CDS encoding CBO0543 family protein, protein MMNSLLEQWHELMKPMLPAPFDGNEYFTIASTLIVLAVFFYVHRRKPALLQTEIVAILLFNLLYATIGDYFLAMKPYDFYNTVDHDSGELMDLLLQNVVYPFTLLIMMHVYASLQPRRRLFIPICTAVLVLLEWIGEEYFQLYTYKSWKLWYSAVFYIFVLIVNVLFFIRFRHTIHRLRAQVENHP, encoded by the coding sequence ATGATGAACAGCCTGCTAGAGCAATGGCATGAGCTGATGAAGCCTATGCTTCCGGCGCCCTTCGACGGGAACGAATATTTCACCATCGCGAGCACACTTATTGTGCTTGCGGTGTTCTTCTATGTCCATCGAAGAAAGCCCGCGCTGCTTCAGACGGAAATAGTGGCGATACTGCTATTCAACCTGCTGTACGCTACGATTGGAGATTATTTTCTCGCTATGAAGCCTTACGATTTCTACAATACAGTGGATCATGACAGCGGGGAGCTCATGGACCTCCTCCTGCAAAATGTCGTCTACCCCTTCACCCTCCTGATCATGATGCATGTGTACGCGTCCCTGCAGCCCCGTCGGCGGCTGTTTATTCCAATCTGCACAGCCGTTCTTGTCCTGCTGGAGTGGATTGGCGAGGAATATTTCCAGCTCTACACCTACAAATCGTGGAAGCTGTGGTATTCCGCCGTGTTTTATATATTCGTGCTTATCGTAAACGTGCTGTTCTTCATTCGTTTCCGGCATACGATCCATCGCCTTCGCGCACAAGTCGAGAATCACCCGTAA
- a CDS encoding carbohydrate ABC transporter permease, with translation METRRRYTLASFGMELTGIAAALIFLVPFYFLLVNSFKKLKDILLNAASLPETLGLDNFRRAWVAIDFPKVFLNSFLITSVSVLLLVVISSMMAYQLVRRPTTFNKLLLTALVAAMIIPFQSVMLPLMRITSLFELRGEFYGIVICYMGFGISLSMFLYHGFIKSVPLEIEEAAVVDGCSPYGVFWRIVFPLLKPIGVTVAILNVLWIWNDYLLPVLVINDAMTTIPLAVQKFFGQYLRKWDLAMAALTLSTIPIVIFFLFLQKHIIEGITAGSVKG, from the coding sequence ATGGAAACTAGACGCAGATATACGCTTGCAAGCTTCGGCATGGAGCTGACCGGCATTGCTGCCGCGCTGATCTTCCTCGTGCCGTTCTACTTCCTGCTGGTGAACTCGTTCAAGAAGCTGAAGGATATCCTGCTCAATGCCGCATCGTTGCCCGAAACACTGGGACTGGATAATTTCCGCAGGGCGTGGGTGGCCATCGACTTCCCGAAGGTGTTCCTGAACTCCTTCCTCATCACCTCCGTCAGCGTACTGCTGCTGGTTGTAATCAGCTCCATGATGGCTTACCAGCTCGTGAGGCGGCCTACGACCTTCAACAAGCTGCTGCTGACGGCGCTAGTCGCGGCGATGATCATTCCGTTCCAGTCCGTCATGCTGCCGCTTATGCGCATCACGTCGCTGTTCGAGCTTCGGGGCGAATTCTATGGCATCGTCATCTGCTATATGGGCTTCGGCATCTCGCTGTCCATGTTCCTGTACCATGGCTTTATCAAGTCGGTGCCGCTGGAGATCGAGGAGGCGGCGGTCGTCGACGGGTGCTCGCCTTACGGCGTCTTCTGGCGCATCGTGTTCCCGCTGCTGAAGCCAATTGGCGTAACGGTTGCGATTCTGAATGTGCTGTGGATTTGGAACGATTACCTGCTCCCGGTGCTGGTCATTAACGATGCGATGACGACCATCCCGCTTGCGGTTCAGAAGTTTTTCGGCCAATATTTACGGAAGTGGGACCTCGCCATGGCGGCCCTCACGCTTAGCACCATTCCTATCGTCATCTTCTTCCTGTTCCTGCAGAAGCACATTATCGAGGGCATCACGGCAGGCTCGGTGAAGGGGTAA
- a CDS encoding LysR family transcriptional regulator: MDNNTEWYRVFYWTAKLGSLTKAAERLHITQPAVSHTLKQLEASFEGPLFFRSTRGVSLTTEGEALYRFVEQAFRMLELGEKTIAEMRSLRYGEISIGASDTLCKHFLLPKLERFHSEYPDIRIRVTNRTTPETIALLKEGVIDFGIVNLPIEDEKLELLACAVLQECLVGGAQYAELAENPFHLEQLRQYPMLLLEQGSSTRRFLDDFATANDIELQPDFELGSIDLLVEFAARGFGLMFVARSYIEKELASGQLVELPLVPYPPARHVGIATLRGVPLSAASKQFLNDWEKTSS; encoded by the coding sequence GTGGATAATAATACGGAATGGTATCGTGTGTTTTATTGGACTGCAAAGCTTGGAAGCTTGACCAAAGCAGCTGAACGTCTTCATATTACGCAGCCGGCCGTCAGCCACACGCTCAAGCAGTTGGAAGCGAGCTTTGAGGGTCCGTTGTTCTTCCGATCGACGAGAGGCGTGTCATTAACGACGGAGGGAGAGGCGCTGTATCGGTTTGTAGAGCAGGCTTTCCGTATGCTGGAGCTGGGAGAGAAGACGATAGCGGAGATGAGGAGCTTACGTTACGGGGAGATCAGCATAGGAGCTAGCGATACATTGTGCAAGCACTTCCTGCTGCCTAAGCTGGAGAGATTCCATAGTGAATACCCCGATATCCGCATTCGCGTAACAAATCGGACGACTCCTGAGACGATTGCATTGCTCAAGGAAGGGGTAATCGATTTTGGGATTGTCAATCTGCCCATCGAAGATGAGAAGCTCGAGCTCTTGGCATGTGCCGTCTTGCAGGAATGTTTGGTTGGCGGAGCCCAATATGCAGAGCTGGCGGAGAATCCGTTCCACCTGGAGCAACTTCGACAATACCCCATGCTGCTTCTTGAACAGGGCAGCAGCACTCGGCGATTTCTGGATGACTTCGCCACGGCGAATGATATAGAGCTCCAGCCAGATTTCGAGCTTGGCAGCATCGATCTCCTCGTTGAGTTTGCGGCAAGAGGCTTCGGTCTGATGTTTGTGGCGAGAAGCTACATCGAGAAGGAGTTGGCATCTGGTCAGCTGGTAGAGCTTCCGCTTGTTCCCTACCCCCCAGCCCGGCATGTCGGGATTGCAACGCTAAGAGGCGTGCCGTTATCAGCTGCCTCCAAGCAATTTCTAAATGACTGGGAGAAAACGTCGAGCTAG
- a CDS encoding DUF2935 domain-containing protein → MSTEPPLATFTPYQEHAFWLEIIDDHAHFMRDYLSPTEAQWVQNAQWYIDALHALRINVSGLNPELPPSSPEMIRIAGEIYPVASGYYQFEGHMQRLRIQNEVNLNLTPTYLNGTLNENQEYLRMLGYYVQGQQPPMQSLYELLDLWLEDQLGHAVLLGNVLDPIETGLTTRTSEFAKAFQSLMLKNEAFKGYLRFTPPGFHAQLQMARDTSAVTADFYRLVERIIAMYENTSVLSRATLRFLEHHLPETCYFIHKLEQLDPEIIPIPNCPLTKPSFPLLP, encoded by the coding sequence ATGTCTACGGAACCGCCCCTAGCCACGTTCACTCCTTATCAGGAGCATGCGTTCTGGCTGGAAATCATCGACGATCACGCACACTTCATGAGGGATTATCTGTCTCCAACGGAGGCGCAATGGGTACAGAACGCGCAATGGTACATCGACGCCCTTCACGCCCTCCGGATCAATGTCAGTGGGCTGAACCCCGAGCTGCCCCCATCATCGCCAGAGATGATCAGGATTGCGGGGGAGATTTACCCTGTGGCATCGGGCTATTATCAATTCGAGGGGCACATGCAGCGACTTCGCATACAGAATGAAGTGAACCTGAATCTAACGCCTACCTACCTGAACGGCACATTGAACGAAAATCAGGAATATCTGCGTATGCTCGGCTATTATGTGCAAGGGCAGCAGCCCCCTATGCAATCCCTGTATGAGTTGCTTGATCTGTGGCTGGAGGATCAGCTTGGCCATGCCGTCTTGCTCGGCAACGTGCTGGACCCTATAGAAACCGGCTTGACGACACGGACCTCGGAATTCGCCAAGGCATTTCAGTCCCTTATGCTGAAGAATGAGGCGTTCAAAGGCTATTTGCGCTTCACGCCTCCCGGCTTTCACGCCCAGCTCCAGATGGCCCGGGATACGTCCGCAGTGACGGCCGACTTCTACCGATTGGTCGAAAGGATCATTGCCATGTACGAAAATACCAGCGTTCTATCCCGGGCAACATTGCGCTTTCTGGAGCATCATCTACCCGAAACCTGCTACTTCATTCACAAGCTGGAGCAGCTTGATCCCGAGATTATCCCAATTCCGAACTGTCCGCTGACGAAGCCCTCTTTCCCGCTGCTGCCATAA
- a CDS encoding ABC transporter substrate-binding protein: MKKMMMMLASAVMLVGLTSACGNSNGNNGGSGNATATSGAEQTAAPKKDVTIKVFQFKVEIAEALEKMAEEYEKETGVKVDIETHGGGEDYSALLKAELAAGEEPEIFNSSGWAGFDPYVDRAADLSGEPWAKDLVEASKAQITRDGKLLGMPMNLEAYGFTYNKDLFEQAGITELPKTLDELSAAAEKLKAAGITPFALTSEWWSMGIHTLNIALANQADPAAFIEDVKAGKATLKDDPIMKEWVKLVDIMFANGQDNALTTDYNTQVAEFAAGKYAIIQHGNWIQGMVDEVDPELNLGMMPVPLLDAPNVFTGVPNNWIVNSKSDQVEEAKAFLNWMVTSETGKKYIATDFKFVPALTSIEADPAAVGDIAGDFATFSAANQAQVKSWNWDRFPDGITQQWGSAMQEYLGKQITGDELLGKLDAAVRDIVDK; the protein is encoded by the coding sequence ATGAAAAAAATGATGATGATGCTCGCATCCGCGGTTATGCTGGTAGGTCTGACAAGCGCATGCGGCAACAGCAATGGCAACAATGGCGGTTCGGGCAACGCCACAGCGACGTCCGGCGCGGAGCAGACAGCAGCGCCTAAGAAGGATGTAACGATCAAAGTATTCCAGTTCAAGGTCGAGATCGCGGAAGCGCTTGAGAAGATGGCGGAGGAATATGAGAAGGAAACCGGCGTGAAGGTAGACATCGAGACGCACGGCGGCGGCGAGGATTACAGCGCGCTTCTGAAGGCGGAGCTTGCGGCGGGCGAGGAGCCTGAGATATTCAACTCCAGCGGCTGGGCAGGCTTCGATCCCTATGTGGACCGCGCGGCAGATTTGTCCGGCGAGCCTTGGGCGAAGGATCTGGTAGAAGCGTCCAAAGCGCAAATTACGCGTGACGGCAAGCTGCTGGGCATGCCGATGAATCTCGAAGCATACGGCTTCACCTACAATAAGGATCTGTTCGAGCAAGCGGGCATTACCGAGCTGCCGAAGACGCTGGATGAGCTGTCCGCAGCTGCGGAGAAGCTGAAGGCGGCAGGCATTACGCCATTCGCGCTTACTTCCGAGTGGTGGTCCATGGGCATTCATACGCTGAACATCGCGCTGGCGAACCAAGCGGATCCTGCGGCGTTCATCGAGGATGTGAAGGCAGGCAAAGCAACACTGAAGGATGACCCCATCATGAAGGAATGGGTGAAGCTGGTCGACATCATGTTCGCGAATGGCCAGGACAACGCCTTGACGACGGACTACAACACGCAAGTGGCGGAATTTGCAGCGGGCAAATACGCGATCATCCAGCACGGCAACTGGATTCAAGGCATGGTGGACGAAGTGGATCCTGAGCTGAACCTTGGCATGATGCCGGTGCCGCTTCTGGACGCGCCGAACGTGTTCACAGGCGTGCCGAACAACTGGATCGTCAACAGCAAGTCCGACCAGGTGGAAGAAGCGAAAGCGTTCCTGAACTGGATGGTTACATCCGAGACAGGCAAGAAGTATATCGCAACGGACTTCAAATTTGTGCCGGCGCTGACTTCCATTGAAGCAGACCCTGCAGCTGTAGGCGATATTGCCGGAGACTTCGCAACGTTCTCCGCAGCGAATCAAGCCCAAGTGAAAAGCTGGAACTGGGATCGCTTCCCGGACGGTATCACACAGCAATGGGGCTCGGCGATGCAGGAATACCTCGGCAAGCAAATTACGGGCGACGAGCTTCTCGGCAAGCTGGACGCAGCGGTGCGGGATATTGTAGACAAGTAA
- a CDS encoding Ger(x)C family spore germination protein: MRNWIGALWLVTAVLALSGCADRTELDNSTLITIVGLELMDNKKLAVTGMVLDFNEESKSNEILLTGSGKTLRDTRSVLSSKIGGEFLSGKLQIVLVGKSLLQEAQLLPYLDVIYRDAKISNNALVVTCECSVRKLMETKWKSQPILTEYIRKLIEASYEAEMTVRTTLQNYHYMQTEEGMTPAVSEIKPMGKEIAVTGTALLSAEGKYALHLTKVESLLLHLLQKNFTSPASYTATINGTDGRLTVSYDIKKASTKVKTSYRDGQFHFLIRLPLRVEIAEIDQLQSLERNKTELETALKEELETALRSLLAKLQSRHVDPIGLGIHARAFQYNHWKEVSKDWGAAFSQSDIELQLSLSIDTFGVLK, encoded by the coding sequence ATGAGGAACTGGATAGGTGCCCTATGGTTGGTGACAGCGGTGCTGGCACTCTCAGGCTGCGCGGATCGAACGGAGCTGGACAACAGCACGTTGATAACAATTGTTGGACTAGAGCTGATGGACAATAAGAAGCTCGCCGTGACCGGTATGGTGCTGGATTTCAACGAGGAATCGAAGTCGAATGAAATTCTGTTGACCGGCAGCGGGAAGACGCTGAGGGATACCCGCTCGGTGCTCAGCAGCAAGATTGGGGGAGAGTTCTTAAGCGGCAAGCTGCAGATTGTACTGGTCGGCAAGAGCCTGCTTCAGGAGGCGCAGCTCCTTCCGTACCTGGACGTTATTTATCGAGATGCCAAAATATCGAATAACGCGCTTGTTGTCACCTGTGAATGCTCGGTGAGGAAGCTGATGGAGACCAAATGGAAGTCGCAGCCCATTCTCACGGAATATATTCGAAAGCTGATTGAAGCCAGCTACGAGGCCGAGATGACTGTCCGTACCACGCTGCAAAATTATCATTATATGCAGACTGAGGAAGGAATGACGCCTGCGGTGTCTGAGATCAAGCCCATGGGCAAGGAAATTGCGGTCACTGGGACGGCGCTCTTATCCGCAGAAGGCAAATACGCTCTGCATCTCACGAAGGTGGAGAGCTTATTGCTGCACCTGCTCCAGAAGAATTTCACCTCGCCTGCCTCCTATACGGCAACGATTAATGGGACAGACGGACGGTTGACTGTCAGCTATGATATCAAAAAAGCGAGCACCAAGGTGAAGACGAGCTATCGAGATGGCCAGTTCCATTTCCTCATCAGACTTCCCCTGCGAGTGGAAATAGCAGAGATCGATCAGCTGCAATCTTTGGAGAGGAATAAGACGGAGCTGGAGACAGCGCTGAAGGAGGAGCTGGAGACGGCGCTCCGTTCGCTTCTTGCAAAGCTTCAGTCCCGTCATGTCGATCCGATAGGGCTGGGTATACACGCCCGAGCCTTTCAGTACAACCACTGGAAGGAGGTCAGCAAGGATTGGGGCGCAGCTTTTTCGCAATCCGATATTGAGCTGCAGCTGAGCCTCAGCATCGACACCTTTGGCGTTCTCAAATGA
- a CDS encoding endospore germination permease, producing MSASAGQSQQISNKQYIFYLYKTQIGIGVLMLPNTLTLEAGNSGWISILLGWLLATLAGLFIVQVMKLYPGKPFAEVLQLVMGKWLGRAVMAGWIVFAAFAVGHILFTQVIILQVWILRNMNQLLLIVALLLPVFCITRHRLQVQGRYVEFVYLFTLWMPPLLFFSLKDAHYLNLLPIAGDGLMPLLKGIKPTLIPFLGFEMAYMLYPHLQDKSKAFKGLMIANTLALSIYLVVVVAATMYFTSEELRTYIWPTMQLLKTITLPFIERFEIVFLSYYIILVSQTLCAYLSFAAIGIKDLVGMQDHAKLIVPILAVYVLAAAIIQPSFDTMEATSSWYDPLSIGLGYVFPILLWGWWLTRRAGERMLRK from the coding sequence ATGAGCGCCAGTGCTGGGCAGTCGCAACAAATCAGCAATAAGCAGTATATCTTTTATTTGTACAAAACACAGATCGGTATTGGTGTGCTGATGCTGCCCAATACGCTGACGCTGGAAGCCGGCAACAGCGGCTGGATCTCCATCCTTCTGGGCTGGCTGCTCGCGACGCTGGCTGGCCTGTTTATTGTACAGGTCATGAAGCTTTACCCCGGCAAGCCGTTCGCAGAGGTTTTGCAGCTGGTTATGGGCAAATGGCTGGGTCGCGCAGTTATGGCAGGCTGGATTGTGTTTGCGGCATTTGCAGTAGGGCATATCTTGTTCACGCAGGTTATTATTTTGCAGGTATGGATTCTGCGCAACATGAATCAGCTATTGTTGATCGTTGCTCTGCTGCTTCCCGTCTTTTGCATTACGAGGCATCGCCTGCAGGTGCAAGGCAGATATGTGGAATTTGTTTATCTGTTCACATTATGGATGCCGCCGCTGCTGTTTTTTTCCCTTAAGGATGCACACTACTTGAATTTGCTGCCGATTGCGGGAGATGGTCTGATGCCGCTGCTGAAGGGGATCAAGCCGACGTTAATTCCGTTTCTGGGCTTCGAGATGGCCTACATGCTGTACCCTCATCTGCAGGATAAATCCAAGGCCTTCAAAGGCTTGATGATTGCCAATACTCTCGCTTTAAGCATTTATCTCGTGGTGGTAGTGGCGGCGACCATGTATTTCACAAGCGAAGAGCTGCGTACCTACATATGGCCGACGATGCAGCTGCTGAAGACGATTACACTTCCCTTTATCGAGCGCTTCGAGATTGTCTTCCTGTCCTATTACATCATTCTAGTTTCCCAGACGCTGTGCGCATATTTATCCTTTGCGGCTATTGGCATTAAGGATCTGGTCGGCATGCAGGATCATGCCAAGCTCATTGTGCCGATACTGGCCGTGTATGTGCTGGCAGCGGCAATCATACAGCCTTCATTCGATACCATGGAGGCGACAAGCAGCTGGTATGATCCCCTCTCGATTGGGCTCGGATACGTATTTCCTATCCTGCTCTGGGGATGGTGGCTGACAAGAAGAGCGGGTGAAAGGATGCTTCGTAAATGA
- a CDS encoding adenylosuccinate synthase yields MTVTAIVGANWGDEGKGKMTDVLASDARYVVRYQGGSNAGHTIMNHFGKFALHMLPSGVFNPKVMNVIGPGTALDIEAFLTELAYLKKNGVPTPLISVSERAQVVLPIHRLFDELEEERLGSRGFGSTKKGIAPFYSDKYAKIGVQVADLYDEKQLLKRVTQSLEIKNILLAHLYGRETIQPEALLPDLLAQAEMLRTYVCDTTSMLHGACSRGERVLLEGQLGALRDPDHGIYPYSTSSSTLAGFASVGAGVPPYAITDIIAVTKAYSSCVGAGPFVSELDGSEAEELRRRGGSSGEYGATTGRPRRVGWFDAVATRYGCMVQGANSVALTNLDVLGYLDDIPVCVGYELANGTVTEQFPVGSMLEEAKPVLQCLQGWRCDISGARTFEELPKAAQQYIAFIEASIGTAISYISVGPNRDQLIKRDR; encoded by the coding sequence ATGACAGTTACGGCAATTGTAGGGGCGAATTGGGGAGATGAAGGCAAAGGCAAAATGACGGATGTGCTTGCGTCAGATGCTCGTTATGTAGTCAGGTATCAAGGAGGCAGCAACGCAGGGCATACGATTATGAACCATTTCGGGAAATTTGCGCTTCATATGCTTCCCTCGGGCGTTTTCAATCCCAAAGTGATGAACGTCATTGGTCCTGGGACTGCACTAGACATCGAAGCTTTCTTGACAGAACTAGCGTACCTGAAGAAGAATGGCGTGCCAACTCCCCTGATCTCAGTGTCCGAACGGGCACAAGTTGTACTGCCGATTCACCGTCTATTCGACGAGCTGGAGGAGGAGCGGCTAGGCTCCCGTGGATTCGGCTCCACCAAAAAAGGTATAGCACCTTTCTACTCAGACAAATACGCCAAGATTGGCGTACAGGTAGCCGATCTATACGATGAGAAGCAGCTGCTGAAACGTGTGACACAGTCGCTCGAAATCAAAAACATCTTACTTGCTCATCTATACGGACGAGAGACGATACAGCCGGAGGCGCTGCTGCCTGATCTTCTAGCGCAGGCGGAAATGCTGCGAACTTACGTATGCGACACCACCTCTATGCTGCATGGTGCATGCTCAAGAGGGGAGCGCGTATTACTTGAAGGCCAGCTTGGCGCATTACGCGACCCGGATCACGGCATATACCCTTATTCAACCTCTTCCTCTACACTTGCTGGGTTCGCTTCCGTTGGGGCAGGTGTACCGCCTTACGCCATTACAGACATAATAGCAGTGACCAAAGCGTATTCCAGCTGCGTTGGCGCAGGGCCCTTCGTGAGCGAGCTGGACGGCTCGGAAGCAGAGGAGCTTCGCCGACGAGGCGGCTCCTCCGGGGAATATGGAGCCACAACTGGACGACCTCGCCGAGTGGGCTGGTTTGATGCTGTCGCAACACGTTACGGCTGCATGGTGCAAGGCGCAAACTCGGTTGCGCTTACTAATCTCGATGTGCTGGGTTATTTGGACGACATTCCCGTGTGTGTTGGATACGAATTGGCGAATGGAACCGTCACCGAGCAATTTCCAGTCGGCTCGATGCTGGAAGAGGCTAAGCCCGTACTGCAGTGCTTACAAGGCTGGCGCTGCGACATTTCCGGAGCTCGAACGTTCGAGGAGCTGCCAAAGGCGGCACAACAATATATTGCATTCATTGAAGCATCTATAGGTACGGCCATTTCATACATATCGGTTGGGCCTAACCGCGATCAGCTAATCAAGCGAGATAGATAG